One Lysobacter enzymogenes DNA segment encodes these proteins:
- a CDS encoding OprO/OprP family phosphate-selective porin: protein MSHTDRAAYALALSLAACAAPAFAADSANAPASDADLRALVRQQAEQIRELSQRLSELERRQAAGPVAADPIQAQVAAAVADTRDDELAILQAQVAQQAATGGGNGDGARMNWRKGAPEFSSSDGRMTFRPRGRLLLDQTFTRGSSFGARNLSGSDLASARLGAEGEFGALGYKVEADFAGNEVTLKDAYLSYDTRLGGHAVEFYLGNKLKDRSLDGATSGVATPFMERNAVASVGGMQSGYFGLGLSAKVFGDGWHASLAVTGDDVGNAGDTSDTVAYLARAHWNPLKGGDGFVHLGGWYWYEQLGADVVSINKTSPVALGWNDQVRVSASSIANVDNDRAWGAELGAVYRSGWLFGERTVRTIESDTVGEVRHKASSVYAGWLLTGEKPGFSRRSGVWTATRVLRPVDQGGIGAFELAVRYDRYDFTDAARGGDGDAWTLGVNWYLNDWSRLMLNYVFWKTDNKVGAFQGPDSGRTLGLRAQVAF from the coding sequence ATGAGCCACACCGACCGGGCCGCGTACGCGCTGGCCTTGAGCCTCGCCGCGTGCGCGGCGCCCGCCTTCGCCGCCGACTCCGCCAACGCCCCCGCCAGCGACGCCGACCTGCGCGCGCTGGTGCGGCAACAGGCCGAGCAGATCCGCGAACTCAGCCAACGCCTGTCCGAACTCGAACGCCGCCAGGCCGCGGGGCCCGTCGCAGCCGATCCGATCCAGGCGCAGGTCGCCGCCGCGGTCGCCGACACCCGCGACGACGAACTGGCGATCCTGCAGGCGCAGGTGGCGCAGCAAGCGGCGACCGGCGGCGGCAACGGCGACGGCGCGCGCATGAACTGGCGCAAGGGCGCGCCGGAATTCAGCAGTAGCGACGGCCGGATGACGTTCCGCCCGCGCGGCCGCCTGTTGCTCGACCAGACGTTCACCCGCGGCTCCTCGTTCGGCGCGCGCAACCTCTCCGGCAGCGACCTCGCCAGCGCGCGCCTCGGCGCGGAGGGCGAATTCGGCGCGCTGGGTTACAAGGTCGAAGCCGATTTCGCCGGCAACGAGGTCACGCTCAAGGACGCTTACTTGTCCTACGACACCCGCCTGGGCGGACACGCGGTCGAGTTCTACCTCGGCAACAAGCTCAAGGACCGCAGCCTCGACGGCGCCACCAGCGGCGTCGCCACCCCGTTTATGGAGCGCAACGCGGTCGCCTCGGTCGGCGGCATGCAAAGCGGCTACTTCGGCCTCGGCCTCAGCGCCAAGGTGTTCGGCGACGGCTGGCACGCCAGCCTCGCGGTGACCGGCGACGACGTCGGCAACGCCGGGGACACCAGCGACACCGTCGCCTACCTCGCCCGCGCGCACTGGAACCCGCTCAAGGGCGGCGACGGCTTCGTCCATCTCGGCGGTTGGTATTGGTACGAGCAACTCGGCGCCGATGTCGTCAGCATCAACAAGACCTCGCCGGTCGCGCTGGGCTGGAACGATCAGGTGCGGGTCTCGGCCAGCAGCATCGCCAACGTCGACAACGACCGTGCCTGGGGCGCGGAACTCGGCGCGGTCTACCGCAGCGGCTGGCTGTTCGGCGAACGCACGGTGCGCACCATCGAATCCGACACCGTCGGCGAAGTGCGGCACAAGGCCAGTTCGGTCTACGCCGGCTGGCTGCTGACCGGCGAGAAACCCGGCTTCAGCCGCCGCTCGGGCGTGTGGACCGCGACCCGGGTGTTGCGGCCGGTCGACCAGGGCGGCATCGGCGCGTTCGAACTGGCAGTGCGCTACGACCGCTACGACTTCACCGATGCCGCCCGCGGCGGCGACGGCGATGCCTGGACGCTGGGTGTCAATTGGTATCTCAACGACTGGTCGCGGCTGATGCTCAACTACGTGTTCTGGAAGACCGACAACAAGGTCGGTGCGTTCCAGGGGCCGGATTCGGGCCGCACCCTCGGCCTGCGCGCGCAGGTCGCGTTCTAG
- a CDS encoding AraC family transcriptional regulator, translating into MSATDSAARRARMVELVARLAPGEGYTRSRLDSVSLMRCERPVQRTPALYEPSIVIVVQGRKRAFHNDRAYVYDAQHYLALAVPLPFETETEASADEPMFGIALRIDPSAIAELALSLDRMRPDSEVPPATMVASPMDERMSDAAVRLLEALCDPAESALLAPAIAREIAFLALTGEQGGSLRAAMAQGGHFGRIAKALRRIHDQYDRKLDVTSLAGEASMSVPAFHARFKAVTAASPIQYIKAMRLHQARLLMIRNGCAAADAARRVGYESASQFNREFKRMFGRPPLEEARELQRILRVSEPVQATAGRAASSY; encoded by the coding sequence ATGTCCGCCACCGATTCCGCCGCGCGCCGCGCGCGCATGGTCGAACTCGTCGCCCGGCTCGCGCCCGGCGAGGGCTACACCCGTTCGCGCCTGGATTCGGTGAGCCTGATGCGCTGCGAGCGGCCGGTGCAGCGCACCCCGGCGCTGTACGAGCCGAGCATCGTGATCGTGGTGCAGGGCCGCAAGCGTGCGTTCCACAACGACCGCGCCTACGTCTACGACGCCCAGCATTACCTCGCGCTGGCGGTGCCGCTGCCGTTCGAGACCGAGACCGAGGCCAGCGCCGACGAACCGATGTTCGGCATCGCCCTGCGCATCGATCCCAGCGCGATCGCCGAACTGGCGCTGTCGCTGGACCGGATGCGCCCCGACAGCGAGGTGCCGCCGGCGACGATGGTGGCCTCGCCGATGGACGAACGCATGAGCGACGCCGCCGTGCGCCTGCTCGAAGCGCTGTGCGATCCGGCCGAAAGCGCGCTGCTGGCGCCGGCGATCGCGCGCGAGATCGCGTTCCTGGCGCTGACCGGCGAGCAGGGCGGCAGCCTGCGCGCGGCGATGGCGCAGGGCGGCCATTTCGGCCGCATCGCCAAGGCATTGCGCCGCATCCACGACCAGTACGACCGCAAGCTCGACGTGACCAGCCTAGCGGGCGAGGCGAGCATGAGCGTGCCGGCCTTCCACGCGCGCTTCAAGGCGGTCACCGCCGCCTCGCCGATCCAGTACATCAAGGCGATGCGCCTGCATCAGGCGCGCCTGCTGATGATCCGCAACGGCTGCGCCGCCGCCGACGCGGCGCGCCGGGTCGGCTACGAGAGCGCGTCGCAGTTCAACCGCGAGTTCAAGCGCATGTTCGGCCGGCCGCCGCTGGAGGAAGCGCGCGAGTTGCAGCGGATCCTGCGGGTGTCCGAGCCGGTGCAGGCGACGGCGGGCCGCGCCGCGTCGTCGTACTGA